A segment of the Knoellia sp. p5-6-4 genome:
TGCTCCTCACCCTGCGCCTGCGACCCGACCCCCTGCTCCACGCCCGCGCCCGCGCCGAGGCGGCCGCCGTCGAGCCGCTGGAGCACCACGGCTCCGTGCTCCGGGGCTTCCGCGTCGCGGCCGGCATCCCGGCCGCCCTGCTCGGCATGCTCACCGTCGGGCTCGGGCACGCGGTCATGGTCAGCGTCATGGTGATGACGCCCCTGCACATGCACCACGGCGGGGCCGAGCTGCGGGTCATCGGCTTCGTGATCAGCATCCACGTGCTGGGCATGTTCGCCTTCTCGCCGCTGGTCGGCTTCGCCGTCGACCGCTTCGGCGCCCGGCCGATGGTGCTGGCCGGTTCCGCGGTGCTGGTGGCCTCGGCGCTGCTGGCCGCCCAGGCCCCGACCGGCTGGTCGCTCGGCCTCACCGTGGCCCTCTTCCTGCTGGGGCTCGGCTGGTCGTTCACGCTGGTCAGCGGCTCGACGCTCATCGCCGGCTCGGTGCCGGTCGCGGAGCGGGCCGGGGTGCAGGGCGCCTCCGACCTGGCCATGGGCCTGGCGGCCGGCGGTGGCGGCGCGCTGGCCGGGCTGGTCGTCGGTCGGCTCGGCTACGAAGTGCTCGGCATGGGAGCGGCGGTGCTGGCTGCCGTGATCGCCGTCGCGGCCCTCGTGGTGCGCCGCCCGACCACAACCGCCTGAGCCCCGCCGGTCTGTCACCGCGGTCGCCGGCGGTGCCGTTCGTTAGCCTGCTCGGGTGATTCGGCGACGCCCCAGACCTGCAGTCCCGCCCCCCGACGACGCAGCCCCGCAGCCGCGCCGGGAGAGCCGCGAGCCGGCAGGCGTGGGGGCTGAGGCGACCGCTGCGGCGGCGTCGCCCGCGTCGCCCTCGCCCTCCTCGGAGGCCGCCGACCCCGCCCCGGCCGACCCCCGGGCCGAACGCGTCGCCGCCGCCGTGCAGGTCTGGCAGCGGCACCTCGTCGACCTCGGCGGCCGCAATACGCTGCTGTGGTACCGCGACCTGCCCAGCGGGACCCTCGACCTGACGACCGCCCACCCCGGTGGGGTCGCGATGCTGCTCGCCGGGCGCCCGACCCGGCTGTCCGACCTCGTGCGTGAGCCCGCAGCCCTCGACGAGGCCCGCCGTCGCGCCCGCACGATCCGGGCCAAGACCCTCGAGCTCGCCGAGGAGCGGGGCATCGCCGCCGGGTTCATCGCCATCGGGATGGCCACGTGGACGGTCCGCGGCGCCTCCCGTCCGCCCGCGGCGCCGGTGCTGCTGCGCTCGTGCGTGCTCAAGCCGACCGGCGCGGCCCAGGAGGACTTCAGCATCGACCTCGGCAACGAGGTGGAGCTCAACCCCGTGCTCGAGCACTACCTGCGCTCCGAGCAGGGCCTCGACATCGACACCGCGGCGCTGGAGGAGATGGCCAGCGCGGGCAACGGCTTCGACCCCTACCCCGTGTATGCCGCGCTCACGAGCCTGTGCGGGCAGGTGCCCGACTTCTCCGTGGCGCCGCGGCTCGTGCTCGGCACCTTCTCCTACGCGAAGCTGCCGATGGTGGCCGACCTCGCGGCGCAGGGGGCCGAGCTCGCCAACCACGACGTGGTCGCGGCGCTGGCCGGTGACCCCGGCGCGCTGAAGGCGGTGCGCTCGACCGTCCCCGAGACCGCCGCCGACGCCGACCCCTCGCGCGAGCATCTCATCCTCGACGCCGACTCCACCCAGCAGGCCGCCATCGACGCCGTGCGCAGCGGCGCCCACCTCGTCATCAAGGGCCCGCCGGGCACCGGCAAGTCGCAGACCATCGCCAACCTCATCGCCTCTCTGGCCGGTGAGGGCAAGCGCGTGCTCTTCGTCGCCGAGAAGCGGGCCGCCATCGACGCCGTGCTCTCGCGCCTCGAGCGGGTCGGCCTCGCCGACCTCGTGCTCGACGCCTACGACGGGGCGAGCAACAGGCGCCGGCTGGCCCAGGAGTTCGGGGCCGCCCTCGAGCGGGGCACGGCCGCTGCCGAGCCCGACACCTCCGCGGTCGAGAAGGCCCTGGTCGAGCGCCGGGCACGGCTCGTGGAGCACGCCAAGGCCCTGCACGATGTGCGCCAGCCCTGGGGCGTCAGCGCCCACCAGGTGCAGGACGCCATCGCCACCCTGTCGGCGCGCCGCCACTCACCGACCTCCCGCGTCCGCATCCGCGGCGAACAGCTCACCGGCCTCAGCCGCGAGCGGGTGGACGAGCTGGCCCGCGAGCTCACCGAGGCGGCCTCGCTCGGCGCCTGGTCGACCGACGACGGCACCGACCCCTGGTATGCCGCCCGGATCACCACGGCCGAGGACGCGGTGCGCGCGCAGGACATCACCGGCCGGCTCAGCCAGAGCGGCCTGCAGGACGTGCAGAAGACCATCGACGAGGTCTTCGCCGAGGTGACGCTGCCGGAGGCGCGGCGGGTCGCCGACTGGGGCGACGTGCTCGACACGGTGGGCCGGGTGCGCGACACCCTCGAGGTCTTCCGGCCCGAGGTCTTCGACCTGCCGCTCGGCGACCTCGTCGCGGCCACCGGCACCTCGGAGTACCGCGAGCAGAACGGCGTGGCCCTGGGCTGGTACGCCCGGTGGCGGCTGCGCCGGCAGGCCCGCGGCCTGCTGCGACCGGGCACGCCGCCCGCCGACCTGCACGCCGCCCTCGTCGACGCCCAGCACCAGCGCCAGGCCTGGCACCAGATGGCCGGCGCCGGCGGGCGCCCCGAGATCCCGGTCGACCTCGACGGGGCCCGCACGGCATACGACTCCCTGGCCGGCGACCTGCGCTGGCTGGGGGAGCGGCTCGCGCCCACGGCCGAGGGCGGCGACCTGCTCGGCACCGACATGGACGCGCTGCAGCAGCGGATGGCGGCGCTCGCGGCCCGACCCGAGCGCCTCGCCGTGCTCCCACGCGTGCTCGGCACGGTCGATGCGCTGCGCGCGGCGGGCATGGGTGCCCTCGTCGACGACCTCGCCCGCCGCAAGGTCGACGTCGACGACGTGGCCTCCGAGCTCGAGTTCGTCTGGTGGGCCTCGCTCGCCGAGCACCTCACCGTGCAGGACCCCGCCTACGGCGCCCACGACGGCGACCACCTGCGCCGCGTCGCCCGTGAGTACGTCGCCGCCGACCACGCCCACCTCAAGGGCAGCGCCGAGCGGGTCCGTGCCGCGGCCGGGCGACGGCTGCGCGAGGTGCTGGCCGACCACCCCGAGCAGGAGGCGCTGGTGCGCGCAGAGGCGGGCAAGGCGCGGCGCCACCGACCGCTGCGCGAGCTGCTGCCGCGTGCCGGGCACACCCTCACGGCGATCAAGCCGGCCTGGGCGATGAGCCCCCTGGTCGTCGCGTCCGTCCTGCCGCCCGGCCGCTGGTTCGACGTCGTCATCTTCGACGAGGCCTCGCAGGTGCCGCCCGCCCAGGCGATCTCGGCGATCTCGCGTGCCCACCAGGTGGTCGTGGCGGGCGACGAGCGCCAGCTGCCGCCCACTTCGTTCTTCACCGCGGCGGTCGACGACGAGGGTGCTGCCGAGACCGAGGCGCTCACCGAGGGCTTCGAGTCGGTGCTCGACGTGCTCGCCGCCGCGCTGCCGACCCGGCGGCTGTCCTGGCACTACCGCTCCCTCGACGAGCGCCTCATCGCCTTCGCCAACCGCCACGTGTACGACGGCGGCCTGGTCACCTTCCCGGGCACGGGCAGCGACCCGGTCGTGCGGCTCGAGGCCGTCGAGGGGGCCGGCGTGGTGCAGCCCGGCGAGGAGGCCATCGAGTCCACCGAGGCCGAGGTCGCCCGGGTCGTCGACCTGGTGCTCGAGCACGCCCGCACCCGGCCGCACGAGTCGCTCGGCGTCATCGCGCTCGGCATCAAGCACGCCGGCCGGATCGACGAGGCGCTGCGCCGGGCGCTCGTCGACGCCGACGGGGTCGGCGACTTCTTCGACGAGGACCGCCCCGAGCGCTTCTTCGTCAAGAACCTCGAGCGGGTGCAGGGCGACGAGCGCGACGCCGTCCTCCTCTCCATCGGCTACGGCAAGACCCCGCACGGCCGGGTGCTCCACCGGTTCGGGCCGCTCAACCTCGAGGGCGGCGAGCGCCGTCTCAACGTCGCCATCACCCGCGCCCGCCGGCGGATGACCGTGGTGTCGTCGCTGCTGGCGAGTGACCTCGACCCCACCCGCCTGAAGGCGCGCGGGGCCACCATGCTCCGCGACTTCCTCGCGTATGCCGAGTCGCAGGGCGCCGTGCTCCCCGCCCCGTCCGAGGGCCCGGGCGAGGTCGCCGCGAGTGCCGCACCGGCGGTGCCTGTCCCGACCACGACGGAGCCGGTGCGGGCCGAGTTCGCCCGCCGCCTGCGCGAGGCCGGCCTCGTGGTGCACGAGGCCTACGGCGGCTCGGCACAGCCGATCGACCTCGCCGTCGAGGACCCCCGCCGGCCGGGCCACGTGCTCGTCGCGGTGGAGTCCGACGGACCCGCGTATGCCGCGATGCGCAGCACGCGCGACCGTGACCGCCTGCGGGTCGAGCAGCTCGGCCGGCTCGGCTGGGAGCACGTGCGCGTCTGGAGCACCGACCTGTTCCGCGACCCTGCCCGTGATGTGGCCCGGGTGGTGGCGCTGACCCAGCGGGCCTCGGAGAAGGCGCGCCCCGGCAGGCGTGACGAGCGGGAGACTGGGGTCGTGCCAGAGAACGAGCAGCAGGAGCAGCCGGTGCCGTCGCGGGCCGACGAGCAGGCACCCGACACCGTCGAGCCGGCCGGTGCTGCCGACCCCGCCGGGCCGGACGAGGCCCAGGCCGAGACCCTGTTCCCGGCTCCCGAGCAGGCGCCTGCGCTGGCCGAGGAGGACGGGCGGAAGCGCCGCGTGCTGCGGCGAAAGCCGAAGCGGGCCCCGGAGCAGACCAAGGACGACACCGACGCCGGCTGGGGCGAGCTCTTCGACGAGAGCGCCCACGACCGGTGGCTGCAGGAGCAGCGCCCGCCGCACTGGGGCAGGGACTGAGGAACGACTGACTCCCCGGGCCTCACGTGCAGAAGGCGCCGACCCCGCGGGGTCGGCGCCTCCTGCACGTGGTGGTCGGACTACATGGTGCCGGTGGGGCGTCCGGCCAGCAGGTCGCGGATCTCCCTGAGCAGCTGGACGTCCTCCGGGGGAGCGGCGTCCTCCTCCTGCCTCACGAAGCGCTCACGGGCAGCCTCGTAGGGCTTGACCACGAAGAAGTACACGACCGCGGCAATGATGATGAACGACACGAGTGCGGTCAGGAAGACGCCGACGGGGACGCCCCCCGGCCGATAGTTGTCGAAGTCCGGCTGGCCGCCGACCTTGCCCAGCAAGCTCATGAGCATGGCAGTGAACGCGGTCACGACCGTGGCGAACGCCGCGCCCATGACGAACGCGACGGCCAGCTCGACGAGATTGCCGCGCATGACGAAGTCCCTGAAGCCCTTCACGAACTGCCCCGCCTTTCGGTTTCGGACGTACCCGTGGTTCACGGACGTTCCGGTGACCCTCACCGTAGCGACGAGCCGCTGCGCAGGACCACCGTCACCGCCGAGCCTCCCAGTTCATCCGGCGGAGCGCTCGCCAGATGTCGCGCCTGCTCGGCGGTGACCGCCGCGACCAGGCCGCCCCCTGCGGCGGGCATGCCGGTGAAGCCACCGGCGCCGGCCTCGGACCCGCTGACGACCGCCAGGACGGTGACCGCTGCGGCCACCGTCTCGCCGGTCGGGGCCACCAGGTCGACGGGGTCACCCGGCTGCACCATCCCGAGGGCGCCCGGGTCGGCAACGGGGACGTGCACGGCCCGAGTGCCGGGGGACTGTCCGTCCAGCAGCCCGGGCCCCACCAGCCGACCGGGCGTGAGCACCTCGCCGGCGCCGACCGGCCCGGCCAGCCGGCGGCCCGAGACGGCACCCACCTCGCGAGGTGGCGTGCTCGGCGCAAAGCCTGCCGGCCGGCTCTGCGCCACCACGTCGCCCGGGCCGACCTCGTGACCGGCCGGCAGGTCGCGGGCCGCCACCAGCACGGTCACCCGTGGTCCGCCCTCCGGTGTGCGGGCCACGGCCACGCTCCCCAGCACTGCGGCCCCGGCCAGCCCGGCCGAGAGCCCGCGCCGCAGCACCCGGCGACGCCAGGCGCCCCGGCGTCCCTCACCCAGCAGCCGGGCGCCTCCCCCCAGGCCGCGCACGACCGGGTCAGCCCGGGAGCGGGGCGGGCAGGGTGATGCCGTCGAGCGCGCGACGGCACGGGCACGAGGCCGCATCGTCCGGTTCGGTCTCCGGCATCGCGACGAGGGTGGAGCGGAGCACCCGCTTGAGGTCCTCGACGTTCTCGGCGAACACCCGCAGCACCTCCTCGTGGGTGACGGCCTCGACGCCGTGGACCCCGGCGTCGTGGTCGGTGACGAGGGCGATGGTGGTGAAGCACATGGCCAGCTCGCGGGCCAGGGCCGCCTCGGGCATGGCGGTCATGCCGACCACGGTCCACCCCGCCTGCTGGTGCCACCGCGACTCGGCCTTGGAGGAGAACCGCGGGCCGTTGACGACCACGAGGGTGCCGCCGTCCTCGACCTGCTTGCCCGCAGCCCGGGCGGATTCGATGACGACCTGACGCCCGTGCGGGCAGTAGGGGTCCGCGAACCCGACGTGCACCACCGGCCCCTCGGCGTCGTAGAGCGTGTGCTCCCGGCCCCACGTGCGGTCGACGACCTGGTCGGGCACGACGATCGTGCCGGGGCCGAGCTCCTCGCGCAGCGACCCCACGGCACACGGCGACAGCACCTGGCGGACGCCGACCGAGCGCAGCGCCCAGAGGTTGGCGCGGTAGTTCACCTTGTGCGGCTGGAAGCGGTGGTCGCGGCCGTGCCGGGCGAGGAACGCCACGCGGCGGCCCTCGAGGTCACCGATGACCAGGTCGTCGCTCGGGTCGCCGAACGGGGTCGACACCGGCACGCGCTCGGCGTGGGTGAGGAACTCGTAGAAGCCGGAGCCCCCGATGACGCCCAGGTCGGCCCTCGGCCCGTCGGTGTGGGTGGGTGCGTGAGTCATGGGCCCGAGCCTACGAGGCGGGGCCCGGCCCGCTCGCGGTCAGGAGCGGGGCTGTGGAAGCCGGCCCCCCGGCATACCGGGCTGTGGACGAGCGAGCCTCAGGCGGCGGAGCCGTCGGCCGAGGAGGACGACGAGGAGGTCGACGGGGCCGAGGAGGGCTTCTTCGTGTCCGTCGAGGCGGGCGCTGACGAGGAGGAGCCGCTGCGCGAGTCCGTGCGGTAGAACCCGCCACCCTTGAACACCACGCCCACGGCGTTGAACAGCTTGCGCAGCCGGCCCTCGCACTGCGGGCA
Coding sequences within it:
- a CDS encoding AAA domain-containing protein, encoding MGAEATAAAASPASPSPSSEAADPAPADPRAERVAAAVQVWQRHLVDLGGRNTLLWYRDLPSGTLDLTTAHPGGVAMLLAGRPTRLSDLVREPAALDEARRRARTIRAKTLELAEERGIAAGFIAIGMATWTVRGASRPPAAPVLLRSCVLKPTGAAQEDFSIDLGNEVELNPVLEHYLRSEQGLDIDTAALEEMASAGNGFDPYPVYAALTSLCGQVPDFSVAPRLVLGTFSYAKLPMVADLAAQGAELANHDVVAALAGDPGALKAVRSTVPETAADADPSREHLILDADSTQQAAIDAVRSGAHLVIKGPPGTGKSQTIANLIASLAGEGKRVLFVAEKRAAIDAVLSRLERVGLADLVLDAYDGASNRRRLAQEFGAALERGTAAAEPDTSAVEKALVERRARLVEHAKALHDVRQPWGVSAHQVQDAIATLSARRHSPTSRVRIRGEQLTGLSRERVDELARELTEAASLGAWSTDDGTDPWYAARITTAEDAVRAQDITGRLSQSGLQDVQKTIDEVFAEVTLPEARRVADWGDVLDTVGRVRDTLEVFRPEVFDLPLGDLVAATGTSEYREQNGVALGWYARWRLRRQARGLLRPGTPPADLHAALVDAQHQRQAWHQMAGAGGRPEIPVDLDGARTAYDSLAGDLRWLGERLAPTAEGGDLLGTDMDALQQRMAALAARPERLAVLPRVLGTVDALRAAGMGALVDDLARRKVDVDDVASELEFVWWASLAEHLTVQDPAYGAHDGDHLRRVAREYVAADHAHLKGSAERVRAAAGRRLREVLADHPEQEALVRAEAGKARRHRPLRELLPRAGHTLTAIKPAWAMSPLVVASVLPPGRWFDVVIFDEASQVPPAQAISAISRAHQVVVAGDERQLPPTSFFTAAVDDEGAAETEALTEGFESVLDVLAAALPTRRLSWHYRSLDERLIAFANRHVYDGGLVTFPGTGSDPVVRLEAVEGAGVVQPGEEAIESTEAEVARVVDLVLEHARTRPHESLGVIALGIKHAGRIDEALRRALVDADGVGDFFDEDRPERFFVKNLERVQGDERDAVLLSIGYGKTPHGRVLHRFGPLNLEGGERRLNVAITRARRRMTVVSSLLASDLDPTRLKARGATMLRDFLAYAESQGAVLPAPSEGPGEVAASAAPAVPVPTTTEPVRAEFARRLREAGLVVHEAYGGSAQPIDLAVEDPRRPGHVLVAVESDGPAYAAMRSTRDRDRLRVEQLGRLGWEHVRVWSTDLFRDPARDVARVVALTQRASEKARPGRRDERETGVVPENEQQEQPVPSRADEQAPDTVEPAGAADPAGPDEAQAETLFPAPEQAPALAEEDGRKRRVLRRKPKRAPEQTKDDTDAGWGELFDESAHDRWLQEQRPPHWGRD
- the mscL gene encoding large conductance mechanosensitive channel protein MscL; protein product: MKGFRDFVMRGNLVELAVAFVMGAAFATVVTAFTAMLMSLLGKVGGQPDFDNYRPGGVPVGVFLTALVSFIIIAAVVYFFVVKPYEAARERFVRQEEDAAPPEDVQLLREIRDLLAGRPTGTM
- a CDS encoding MFS transporter, which gives rise to MPISGVATPADHALQRRTVSTLVGSQMLGGVGVSSGIAVGSLLAEEILGSPDLAGLGGTFQVLGSALIAVPMARIMARRGRRPGLDFGYLLGIAGAVALVAAGLIGSFPLLLAGSVLFGGATAANNQARYAAADLAEERHRGRDLSIVVWATTIGAVLGPNLVGIAGRVARGLGLPSLTGPFLFSLTGFALAALLLTLRLRPDPLLHARARAEAAAVEPLEHHGSVLRGFRVAAGIPAALLGMLTVGLGHAVMVSVMVMTPLHMHHGGAELRVIGFVISIHVLGMFAFSPLVGFAVDRFGARPMVLAGSAVLVASALLAAQAPTGWSLGLTVALFLLGLGWSFTLVSGSTLIAGSVPVAERAGVQGASDLAMGLAAGGGGALAGLVVGRLGYEVLGMGAAVLAAVIAVAALVVRRPTTTA
- a CDS encoding FmdB family zinc ribbon protein — its product is MPTYAYACTACDHRFEIFQSFSEDSLSQCPQCEGRLRKLFNAVGVVFKGGGFYRTDSRSGSSSSAPASTDTKKPSSAPSTSSSSSSADGSAA
- a CDS encoding SAF domain-containing protein, whose protein sequence is MRGLGGGARLLGEGRRGAWRRRVLRRGLSAGLAGAAVLGSVAVARTPEGGPRVTVLVAARDLPAGHEVGPGDVVAQSRPAGFAPSTPPREVGAVSGRRLAGPVGAGEVLTPGRLVGPGLLDGQSPGTRAVHVPVADPGALGMVQPGDPVDLVAPTGETVAAAVTVLAVVSGSEAGAGGFTGMPAAGGGLVAAVTAEQARHLASAPPDELGGSAVTVVLRSGSSLR
- a CDS encoding S-methyl-5'-thioadenosine phosphorylase: MTHAPTHTDGPRADLGVIGGSGFYEFLTHAERVPVSTPFGDPSDDLVIGDLEGRRVAFLARHGRDHRFQPHKVNYRANLWALRSVGVRQVLSPCAVGSLREELGPGTIVVPDQVVDRTWGREHTLYDAEGPVVHVGFADPYCPHGRQVVIESARAAGKQVEDGGTLVVVNGPRFSSKAESRWHQQAGWTVVGMTAMPEAALARELAMCFTTIALVTDHDAGVHGVEAVTHEEVLRVFAENVEDLKRVLRSTLVAMPETEPDDAASCPCRRALDGITLPAPLPG